The Miscanthus floridulus cultivar M001 chromosome 7, ASM1932011v1, whole genome shotgun sequence genome includes a region encoding these proteins:
- the LOC136465261 gene encoding protein PXR1-like translates to MKMYLGSINDKVWDVVENEFVIIDPANLTDNDKINKQCNTMALNTIYNGIDSKVFEQIKDLEKASEVLVRLEETYEDTSMVKSAKIYMLKDKLSNFKMKDDESIPEMFYRLQVIINNLKSLGEKVKDEDFSLKFLMCLPKRFKTLRTIIFRDGLKDVTPNEEEDKKKNSVAFKADTSSFKNKSKGKAKKEESSDEECSHDDSDGKALALFVRKFGKMKKKKGYGARKRRDHFKNKEYVRLCYKCKSPDHVIADCSYNSDNEDNEKKKKNKKEKEKKEKKMTIKKKKGGSYVVTWDSDASIDDDSSDDDKASKKKALASIAINNKPSLFDTPSCFMIKGSKEDYKL, encoded by the exons atgaagatgtaccttggttcaatcaatgacaaggtgtgggatgtggtaGAGAATGAGTTTGTAATCATTGACCCTGCCAATCTCACCGACAatgacaagatcaacaagcaatgcaacactatGGCACTCAACACAATTTACAATGgcattgattcaaaggtgtttgaacaaatcaaagatcttgagaaggcaagtgaagttttggtgagactagaagaaacatatgaggacaCTTCAATGGTAAAAAGTGCCAAGATCTACATGCTCAAAGACAAGCTATCAAactttaagatgaaggatgatgagtctattccggagatgttctataggctacaagtcatcatcaataatctcaagagtttgggtgagaaggtgaaggatgagGACTTCTCTCTCAAGTTCTTGATGTGTTTGCCAAAGAGATTTAAGACATTGAGAACTATCATCTTTAGAGATGGATTGAAGGATGTCACTCCAAATGAG gaggaagacaagaagaagaacagtgtggcattcaaggctgaCACTTCATCcttcaagaacaagagcaagggcaaggctaagaaggaagaatcaagtgatgaagaatgctctcatgatgatagtgatggtAAAGCActagctctctttgtgcgcaagtttggcaagatgaagaagaagaaaggctatggtgcaagaaagagaagagaccacTTCAAGAATAAGGAGTATGTGAGGTtgtgctacaagtgcaagagccccgatcatgttataGCAGATTgttcctacaatagtgacaatgaggataatgagaagaagaagaagaacaagaaagagaaggagaagaaagagaagaagatgaccatcaagaaaaagaagggtggaTCCTATgttgtcacatgggatagtgatgcctccatcgatgatgattcaagtgatgatgacaaggcatccaagaagaaggctctagcaagcattgctatcaacaacaagccttcactatttgacactccatcatgcttcatgatcAAGGgctccaag gaagactacaaactttaa
- the LOC136462911 gene encoding uncharacterized protein, with translation MTTTSPRVWLLFMALALACVLLVRSADAAAAEDSAYGCNPATDKTCKPEGVGVVLPGGGIDLDGDGDEDELPQFEPHLTILGHAH, from the coding sequence ATGACGACGACGTCCCCGCGCGTGTGGCTGCTCTTCATGGCGCTGGCGCTCGCCTGCGTGCTGCTCGTCAGGTCCGCCGACGCCGCTGCCGCCGAGGACTCCGCGTACGGGTGCAACCCTGCCACGGACAAGACGTGCAAGCCCGAGGGCGTGGGGGTGGTGCTGCCGGGCGGCGGCATTGACCTCGACGGCGACGGAGACGAGGACGAGCTGCCGCAGTTCGAACCCCACCTCACGATCCTTGGCCATGCCCACTGA